In Bacillus thuringiensis, the DNA window CTCCTGATTATATAAAACCTATTATTATATATTACTATTAATACCTAGTAATAAAAATATATTTTTAGGTGAAAATTTATTATTTATTTTCAGAAAAATTAAACATATAATTAAGTATAAGGGAATCTATGGAAGGAGGAAACACTATGGAGTGGTTAGATGGATTTAGTATCTTTTATATCATTGGCGGAATTACGATTATCCTTGTATTTGCTATTTCGTATTTACTAAAGAAACGGTTTCCAAATAAACAGTTCGATATTATATTTGCACTTAGTTTAATACTTCTTTGCTTAGCATCCTTTCCGGTTACAATGATGGTGATTGGTGGATGGGAAGGAATGGGATATGGATTTATTGGTTTCTTCGTTCTACTTGGTACACTTATCGGTATGATTGCACATCAACTTTTAAAAATCACGAGAAAAAGCTACGTATAAAACTGCAAAAAACGAAAAGAATATATAGAAATTAGAAAATTAGCTATTGTTTAAAAAAAGAATTTGTATTATGATAATCAACAAATTTATTTCGTTATAACGATGAAAAAGGACTAGTACATGTTCAACCTTTTTAGCAGAGAGAGAATCCGCCCGGCTGAAAGATTCTTAAAAAGGCGATATGGAACCTACCTTTGCGTTCTGCATATGCAGCGGGAATTTCCCGTTATCAAAAAGAGAGCATGCGCAATTTTTGTGCATGAATCAGGGTGGTAACGCCGGCAAAGCTCGGTCCCTATTTAGGGATGCGGGCTTTTTTGTATTTTCTAGAAGGAGGAAGACTGACTATGGCAAAAGAACAAGTACAAGCGATTACGAAGATGGAAGAGGATTTTGCACAGTGGTACACAGATATTGTAAAAAAAGCAGAACTTGTTGATTATTCAAGTGTAAAAGGATGTATGATTCTACGTCCGTACGGTTATGCCTTATGGGAAAATATGCAGAAAGTTATGGATGAGAAGTTAAAAGCAACTGGTCATGAAAATGTGTATATGCCAATGTTTATCCCAGAGAGTTTATTGCAAAAAGAGAAGGACCATGTAGAAGGGTTTGCTCCTGAAGTAGCATGGGTGACACATGGCGGGGATGAAAAATTAGCGGAGAGACTTTGTGTACGCCCTACATCTGAAACTTTATTCTGTGAACATTTTTCAAAAATTGTGCAATCCTATAATGATTTGCCAAAGCTATATAATCAGTGGTGTTCAGTAGTTCGTTGGGAAAAGACAACGAGACCATTCCTTCGTACAACGGAATTCTTATGGCAAGAAGGTCATACGATCCATGAAACGGCAGAGGAATCTCAAGCTGAAACGTTACATATTTTAAATCTATATGCTTCTTTCTGTGAAGACTACTTAGCGATACCAGTAATTAAAGGACAAAAGACAGAAAAAGAAAAGTTTGCGGGTGCAAAGGCTACTTATACGATTGAAAGCTTAATGCATGATGGGAAAGCACTTCAAACAGGAACATCTCATAACTTTGGAACGAATTTCTCAGAAGCATTTGATATTAAGTTTTTAGATCGTAACGGTAAGTGGAAATATGTACACCAAACATCTTGGGGTGTATCAACAAGAATGATAGGTGGACTTATTATGGTCCATAGTGATAATAATGGGCTTGTAATGCCACCAAAAGTTGCTCCAGTGCAAGTTGTTATCGTACCGATTGCGCAGCATAAAGAAGGAGTTTTAGCGAAAGCAACAGAGTTACAAGAACATATTCAAAAGGTTGCACGAGTAAAAATAGATGCTAGTAATAAAACACCAGGCTGGAAATTTAATGAGTATGAAATGAAAGGCATTCCAATTCGATTAGAAGTTGGTCCTAAAGATATTGAAAAGAATCAAGTCGTACTTGTAAGAAGAGATACGAAAGAAAAAGAATTTATATCAATGGATCAATTAGAAAAACGTATTCCAGCACTACTTGAGGAAATTCATAATTCTTTATTTAATAAGGCAAAAGTATTTCGCGATGAGAATACGTATAGTGCGACGAATTTCGAAGAGATGAAAAAAGTAGTGGATGAAAAGCAAGGATTTATTAAGGCAATGTGGTGCGGA includes these proteins:
- a CDS encoding YesK-like family protein; this encodes MEWLDGFSIFYIIGGITIILVFAISYLLKKRFPNKQFDIIFALSLILLCLASFPVTMMVIGGWEGMGYGFIGFFVLLGTLIGMIAHQLLKITRKSYV
- the proS gene encoding proline--tRNA ligase, which gives rise to MAKEQVQAITKMEEDFAQWYTDIVKKAELVDYSSVKGCMILRPYGYALWENMQKVMDEKLKATGHENVYMPMFIPESLLQKEKDHVEGFAPEVAWVTHGGDEKLAERLCVRPTSETLFCEHFSKIVQSYNDLPKLYNQWCSVVRWEKTTRPFLRTTEFLWQEGHTIHETAEESQAETLHILNLYASFCEDYLAIPVIKGQKTEKEKFAGAKATYTIESLMHDGKALQTGTSHNFGTNFSEAFDIKFLDRNGKWKYVHQTSWGVSTRMIGGLIMVHSDNNGLVMPPKVAPVQVVIVPIAQHKEGVLAKATELQEHIQKVARVKIDASNKTPGWKFNEYEMKGIPIRLEVGPKDIEKNQVVLVRRDTKEKEFISMDQLEKRIPALLEEIHNSLFNKAKVFRDENTYSATNFEEMKKVVDEKQGFIKAMWCGELACEEKLKEEIGVSSRCMPFEQEQLADECICCGKEAKQMVYWGKAY